Below is a genomic region from Leucobacter exalbidus.
GTTCCATACCCCGCCGGCCAGCTGCGCCCAGTTCTCGGGCTTGGTGACGAGATCGCGCCCCATGCCGAGGAGCCCCTCGAAATCGATGAATGATCCGAAGCGCTGCTGCAGGTCAAGAAACCAGGGCTGTGTCTGGATGTCTTTGACCAGGGTGGGTGCGCTTTGCACCAGCAACGAGATCTGATTGGCGATCATCGGAATGATGATCCCGAGCAGCGCGCCGATGACGAGCACAAAGCTGCCGAACACGATGCCGATACCCAGCGGTCGCTTCACCCGGCGACGTTCGAGCCTGCGCACCACGGGGTCAAGGCCCAGGGCCAGAAACAGCGCCGCCGCAACATACATCAGGATCGTGCTGAGCTGATCAACCATCCCGCCAAACAAAATCGCGACGAGCACGCCCAGTGTGACCGTGAAGCCCAGCTGAAACGGGCTGCGCACGATAAACTCGCGGGTTTTTGAGTTCGCTTGTTCGGCCTGCGCATCACGCGCGGCGTCTCGCGCGTCACGGTACAGCGCACGCGTTTCTGCGTCCATTTGTTCGAGGTCGGCGTGCACCACCGCCGGATGCGAGTCGAGGTAAGCGGCTTTCACCTCGGGTGCGCTGGTGAGGTCGGGTTTCTTGCGGCGAAACGCGCCCCGTTCGAACAACTTGGTCATGATTGGGAGCGTAGCACCAAGCCCAGACACCGCGGCAAAATTTATGCCGCGATTACGTGCGCAGGGCGAGCAGCTCGGCCGCGTGCTCGAGCGCGCTGTCAGAATCGACGAGCCCCGACAGCAGTCTCGCCATCTCCCCCAGGCGCGCCTGCCCCTCAAGCCGCACACAGCTGCTCTCGGTGTAGCCGCCGCTTGAATCTTTCTGCACCCGCAGATGGTTGTTGGCGAAGGCCGCAACCTGCGCCAGGTGGGTCACCACGATCACCTGCGAGGTGCGCGCGAGCAGCGCAAGCCTGCGCCCAATCTCGATGGCCGCGGCGCCGCCGACGCCTGCATCAACCTCGTCAAATACGAATGTGGGCACCGGATCAACCCCGGCCACTACCACTTCGAGGGCCAGCATCACGCGTGACAGCTCACCGCCCGACGCCGTTTTGGCCACCGGTCGCGGCGTGGATCCGGGGTGGGGGGCGAGCAAGAACTGAATCTCGTCGCCGCCCGAGACCGTCAGTGCCTCAAGCGGGGCGACGCTCGCCACAAACTCGGCGTCAGGCAGTGCGAGCTGGCGCAGCTCGGCGCTCACCAGCTTCGAGATGCGCCCGGCAGCGGCCTCGCGCAGCTCGGTCAGTTCAGCCGCAAGCACGGCTTCACGGGATTCGGCCTGCGCGAGCTCATCAGAGAGCGCATCGATGCGGTCATCGTCACCGTCGAGTTCAGTGAGGCGGGCCGCCGCGGCCTGCGCGTATGCGATCACCGCTTCTGAGTCGACACCGTAGAGCCGAAACAGTGCAGTGAGCGCGGCCAGCCGGTCGTTAGCGGCGGCCAGCTCCCCCGGGCCCTCTTGATCAAGATCGCCCGAGTAGGCCGAGAGTTCACGTGCGGCATCGGCGAGCTGAAAGCTCACGTTCTGCAGCATCTCGTGAATCGTGGCCAGCCGCGGGTCAAATCCCGCAGCCCGTTCGAGGTCGCGCACTGCATCATCGACCAGGCCGCTGGCGTCGCGCGACATCGGATCATCTGACTCGCTCATGAGCGCCTCATGGGCGGCAGAGGTGGCGGCGCGCAGCTGCTCAATGTTGCTCAGTCGGTCGATGCGCTCGGTGAGTTCGGTCTCTTCACCCGGCTGCGGATCAACCGCTTCAATCTCTTCGAGTTCGGCGCGGGTGCGTGCGGCCTCAGCTGCCCGCTCGTCGAGCGCTGACCGCAGCGTGCCCACTTCTTCAGCGAGCTGACGCCGCAGCGTGTGCACTGATTGGTATTCGGTGCGGGTGGCGGTGATGGCCGTCCCGCCAAATCGGTCGAGGGTGTCGCGCTGCGCGGCAAGCGACTTCAGTCGCAGTTGTTCAGACTGTCCGTGCACCGCAAATAGGCGCTCAGACAGCCGCACCAGGCCGCCCACGGTGGCGCTACTGCCGCCCACGCTAACGCGGCTGCGGCCTTCGGCACTCACGGTGCGGGTGAGCACGAGTTCGTCGTCCTCAACATCGCCGCCGAGCTCGTCAACAATGTCGGTGACGGCGCTGTCTTGGGTGCGCACAATGCCGCTAACGCGTGCCTGCTTGGCACCGTTGCGCACGGCGCCCGCGTCAGAGCGCTCGCCCATGAGCAGCCCCAGGGCGCTGACGACCATCGTTTTACCCGCGCCGGTCTCGCCGGTGATTGCGGTAAACCCGGGGCCGAGCGGCAGGGTGGTATCTGCGATGACCCCCAGGTCCCTGATCCGCAGTTCCTCAATCATTCGGTGACCTCCCGGCGTGCGCCACGCCATCCTGAGACTGGCAGATGGAATTTCTGTACCAGCCGGTTTGAGAACTCGGCCGAGTTCAGTCGGGCAATGCGCACCGACTGGCTCGAGGTGCGCGCGCGCACGATTGATCCCGCGGGCAGCTCGGTGCGGCGGCGACCGTCGCACCACAGCACACCGGGGCCAATGTTCTCGGGCAGAATGCGCACACTGAGCTCGGAGTCGGTGCCGGTGACGAGCGGCCGATCGAACAGGGCGTGCGCCGCGATCGGCACCATCAGCATGGCCTGCACGGTCGGCCAGATGATGGGCCCGCCCGCCGAGAATGCGTAGGCCGTCGATCCGGTGGGGGTGGCGAGCACCATGCCGTCACACGCGAAGCTTGAGACGGGCAGCCCGTCAACGCCAATCTCGACCTCGAGCATGCGGCGGTGCTTTTCAACGCTCGCTTCGTTGAGGGCCCAGGTGTCGGCGATCACTTCACCGTTGAGGGTGGCCACCACGTCGAGGGTGAGGCGCTGCTCGACGGTGTAGTCACGTCGCAGCACCCGATCGATGGTCGTGGCGAGGTCGTAGCTTTCCATTTCGGCGAGGAACCCGACGTGGCCGAGGTTCACGCCTACGATGGGGCATTCAGAGCCGCGCAGCAGTTCGGCGGCGCGCAAAATGGTGCCGTCACCACCCAGCACAATGGTGACTTCGATCTGCTCTATGGGGGCGTCGAGCCCGAGTCCTTCGATTTGTTCGACATCGATGTGCGGGGAGAATTCGTCGCGGTCGTGCGGATCCATCACCGGGGTGACGCCCGCAGCGGTCAACGCTGATACGGCCTGCACGGTGGCGGCGATGGCCTCGTCACGGTGGGTGTGAGACACGATCAGAATGCGTCGGTGCTCCCGAAGATCGGCGAGCGGGTGACCCCCTGCGCTACTGCGTTCCTGGCTCATTCGGTTTCGTTCCTCTCGGCCGTGCGCGGGTCTACAAGAGTTGCAGGATTGGGGTCGGCGCACAATGCTGCGATGCGCGCTTCCCATTCTGTCTGATCGAGCGCGTTGCCGCGATTGTCTCGCGTAAAGTGCGTCAGAAACTCTCGGTTGCCGTGCCCGCCGGTGATCGGAGAGTGTGCCAGCCCGCGCACCGCAAATCCGTTCTCGGCGGCCGCCGTAATCGCGACCCGCAGCGCTTCGCCCCATTGCACGGGGTTCGTTACGATGCCGTCGCGCACTCGGCCGACTTCAAACTGTGGTTTCACGAGCAGCACGAGATCGGCGTCGGCCGCCGCGCACTTCGCGATCGCGGGAAAGATCAGGCGCAGCGAAATGAATGACAGGTCGGCCACCACAAGCGTGGGTGGCTCGGCGATGCCGGTGTCGTGCGCGAGGTTCTCGGCATCGAGCTCGCGGGCGTTGCGGCCCTCGACCAGCCGAATGCGTGGTTCGTCGAGCAGCTCAGGGGCGAGCTGGCCGTGGCCCACGTCGATGGCTTGCACGGCCGTCGCGCCGCGTTCGACGAGTACCTGGCTGAATCCCCCGGTGGAGGCGCCCAGGTCAAGTGCGATGCGACCCGCTGGGTCAATGTCAAACTCGTCGAGCCCGGCCACCAGTTTGTAGGCGGCGCGGCTGACGTACCGTTCGGTCATGGTGACGGCCACGATGTCGTCTGCGACGATGCGCAGGCTCGCTTTGGTCACCGATGCGCCGTTGACGCGCACTTCGTCGCGGTCAATCAGCTCGGCGGCCTGTGTGCGTGAGCGGGCGAGGCCCGCCTCAGCGAGCACACGGTCTAACCTGGTGGGCTCCCCGGCCCAGGTTGACTCACGCATGCGGTCCACCTGATTTCGTGGCGTCTGCGGGCTGCTGGTCGCTTCGTTCAAGCTCGGTCACCAGTTCGTCGTGCAGCTGGAGAAACCCGCTCGCCCGCTGGGCGAGGCTCAGTGCGCCGATGAGCTCGATGCGGTTGGTGAGCTCACTCGGGGTGAGCTCACCAACCTGCGGTGTCGCGTCATCAAGATCTGTCATTCTCTTAGCCTAACGAGCACCACCGTCACGACGCGCGAACGCCGCTCAGCTCCAGTGATCCTTGTACAGAATCTCAGGAACTTTCAGACCGTAAATTGCCAACCCTGAGCACCAAATCGCGGCGCAGCCGGCGCGCAGCAGGTTGATGGCGGAGTCGCCCTCGGCGACCACGTGTGCCACGTGCCCATCCATGCGTACCTTCGCCGTGCCGACCTGCGCGGTGCCGTCTTTCAAAATCACCGTCTGCGGGTACGGCTCGTGCATCTTGTCGAGGGTCTCGACAATGAAGTCGGGCTGCATGTCTTTTGATGCGGCCACGAGCTGCTTGGGTCGGTCGACGCCGGTGAGCACGTGCAGCGAGGCAATGCCCGCGGCGCGCGCGCCCTTGGTGTCGGTGTCGAGCCGATCGCCCAGCATGAGCGCGTTGCGGGTGCCGAAGCGTGCGAAGGCGGCCTCATAAATGGGGGTCTCGGGCTTGCCCGCGAATACGGGAAGCCGCTGCACCGCCGTGTGCACCGCTGAGACGAGGGTGCCATTACCGGGGGCAAGCCCACGGTCGGTCGGAATCGTCCAGTCGGTGTTCGTAGCGATCCAGGGCAGCTGGCTACCGTCCTCACGCTCAGCGAGCGCGTAGGTGGCCTCGGCAAGATCCGTCCACCCAATATCGGGCGAGAATCCCTGCAACACGGCCACGGGCGCGTCGTCAGCGCTGCGGGTCACCTCGTACCCGGCTTTGCCGAGTTCGTCGACGAGACCGTCGCCGCCGATCACGAGCACGCGTGCGCCCGGAGCGACCGTCTCAGCGAGCATCGCGACGGCCGCCTGCGGCGAGGTCACGATATCTGCTGCGGTGACGGGCAACCCGAAGCCCTGCAACTGCACAGCGACCGTCTGGTCGGTGCGCGAAGCATTGTTGGTGAGGTACGCCACCCGTGCCGACGATGCGGCGCGGGTGAGCGACTCCACGGCGCCCGCGATGGGGTTGGGGCCGCGGTACACGACCCCATCGAGATCGCTCAAGATGAGCTCGCGCCCGGCGACGGGTGCGTCGCCGAGCGGAGTGGGCTTGGGCCCGAACAGCCTCACTGTGCTGCTCCTTCGCCTGCTGCTTCCTCAGTTGAATCGTCGATACCGGCGTCTGCGAGAATCTCGGCAACCTCGTCCTCGACGGACACGGCGGCGGGAGCCTCTTCAGCAGCAGCTTCTTCAGCAGGAGCTTCTTCAGCGGCAACTACCGCTGCGGGAGCTTCCTCAACAGGAGCTTCCTCAGCAGCTGCGGCCTCGGGGGCCTCGCTGTCGGCGGCTGCTGCGGGAGCTGAATCCTGATCCGGATCCTGCGTCGCCTCAGCAGCTACAGCCTCATCAGCACCGTCGACATCTTCGAGCTCAATGTCATCGAGCTCAACGCCCTCGGTCAGAACCTCGTTCATGTACTCGTCTTCGCGAACCTCGAATACCTCGAGTTCGTCGAAGCCGCCCTGGGCGGCCTGCAGCGCGCCTTCGGCCTGGTCAGCGCGAGCGAACCAGCGAGCTGCTTCGTCTTCGCGGCCCAGATCCTCGAGCACCGCGGCGTATGCACCGAACAGGCTCGGGCTCCACAAGAAAGCCTTCTTGGGGTTCAACTCAGGGATCTCGAGCTCGAACAGTGCCTGCTGGGTCTGGCCCAGGTCGAGGCGGGCGCCAGAAACTGCGATCGCGAGGAGCACGCGCTCTTCGGTTTCGAGCTTGCTGGTGTCGGCTGCCTGAGCGGTTTCGATCGCCTTTTCGGGGCGGCCGAGGCCACGCTCACAGTCCACCATCAGCGCGAGGTGGCCGTCGAGGCCGCTCAGCCGGCGGTAGGTGCGCAGTTCGCGCAGCGCCAGAGCGAAGTCGCCCGTGCGGTATGCGGTGATCGCGAGTGTTTCACGTGCCACGGGGATGCGGCCGGCGCGACGGCTTGCCGAAAGCGCGTGCTGGTGCGCGAGCTCGGGCTCTTCGTCGATCAGGTACGCCACCATGGCGAGGTGACGCGCAACGCTCTCTTGCGTCTCGGGCTGCAGGGTCTTCAGCTCATTGCGGGCTGAGGGGTGCAGATCCTTCGGCTCGATCTCGTCGGGCAGCACCGGATCCTTGTGCTCGCTGCGCACCGGGCGCAGCTCGTGCTGCAGGCGCTCGGCCTCGGTGAACTCGCGTGCAGCGCCACCACGGTCGCTGCGGCCGCCACCGCGGGTGCCGCCACGGCCGAAGGACTGCTGTCCCCGGTCGTCACGGTCGTCGCGACGGGGCGCGCGATCGCGGTCGCCGAAGTCACGGCGGGGTGCGCGATCGTCGCTGCGCTGGTTGTAGCCACCCTCACGACGGGGGCCACGGTCATCGCTGCGCTGGTTGTAGCCACCTTCGCGACGGGGAGCCGAGTCACCGTCGCGGCGGGGCTTGAAGTCGTTATCGCGGCGCGGGCCACGATCATCGCTGCGCTGGTTAAAGCCACCCTCGCGACGCGGCTTGAAGTCGCCGTCACGGCGGGGGCCGCGGTCGTCACGATCGTCGCGACGGGGCGCACGATCGCGGTCGCCGAAATCACGGCGAGGCGCACGGTCGTCGCTGCGCTGGTTGAAGCCGCCCTCACGACGGGAGCCACGATCGTCACTGCGCTGGTTGAAACCACCCTCACGACGAGGAGCTGAGTCACCGTCGCGGCGGGGCTTGAAGTCGTTATCGCGGCGCGGGCCACGATCATCGCTGCGCTGGTTGTAGCCACCCTCTCGACGAGGCTTGAAGTCGCCGTCACGGCGGGGGCCGCGGTCGTCACGATCGTCGCGACGGGGCGCACGATCGCGGTCGCCGAAATCACGGCGGGGTGCGCGATCGTCGCTGCGCTGGTTGTAGCCGCCTTCGCGACGGGGAGCTGAGTCGCCGTCACGACGAGGCTTGAACTCGCCCTCGCGGCGCGGGCCACGATCATCGCTGCGCTGGTTAAAGCCGCCTTCGCGACGAGGCTTGAAGTCGCCTTCGCGGCGCGGGCCACGATCGTCGCTGCGCTGGTTGAAACCACCTTCGCGACGCGGCTTGAATTCGCCGTCACGACGAGGTGCACGATCGCGCTCGCCGAAGTCACGGCGAGGCGCGCGGTCATCGCTGCGCTGGTTGTAGCCGCCCTCGCGACGGGGAGCTGAGTCGCCGTCACGGCGGGGCTTGAAGTCATTATCGCGGCGGGGCTTGAACTCGCCCTCGCGGCGCGGCTTGAAGTCGTTATCGCGGCGCGGACCACGATCATCGCTACGCTGGTTGTAGCCGCCCTCGCGACGGGGCTTGAACTCACCGTCACGGCGGGGTGCGCGGTCATCGCTGCGCGGGGCACTGCTGCCCTCGCGGCGAGGCCCGCGGTCGTCGCGACGCTGGTCGCCTTCGCCGCGCGGGTTCTGTGATTTCCGGGGGCCGCGATCTGCGTGGTCGCGCCGGTCTGGACGTTCATTCATGGGTGCCTCCCGAAAACACTGTTTAACTTTAAGTCTACAAAATAAAAAAGGAGCCGCAGAGCATCACACGATCATCGTGTAATACCCCACGACCCCTTATTAAAAGGTGTCCGGCGGTGACCTACTCTCCCACACCCTCCCGAGTGCAGTACCATCGGCGCAATCAGTCTTAGCTTCCGGGTTCGGAATGTAACCGGGCGTTTCCCTGATGCTATAACCACCGTAACTCTATCAACATACAAACCACACCCAAACCCTGACACCAAAAAGTGACTTGTTTGGGGGTGTGGCCGTCCGTTGGGAACCACAAAGTAGACGCGAACAATCGTTACACAAAAATTAGGATCTTATGCCCAACACAATGTTGGGAAGAAATCAAACCATCGGCTTATTAGTACCAGTCAGCTCCACCCGTTACCGGGCTTCCACATCTGGCCTATCAACCCAGTAATCTACTGGGAGCCTCACACACCAAATGGTGTACGGAAATCTCATCTCGAGGCCGGCTTCCCGCTTAGATGCTTTCAGCGGTTATCCATCCCAAACGTAGCCAACCAGCCATGCCCTTGGCAGAACAACTGGCACACCAGAGGTCTGTCCAACCCGGTCCTCTCGTACTAGGGTCAGATCCTCTCAAATTTCCAACGCGCGCAGAGGATAGGGACCGAACTGTCTCACGACGTTCTAAACCCAGCTCGCGTACCGCTTTAATGGGCGAACAGCCCAACCCTTGGGACCAACTCCAGCCCCAGGATGCGACGAGCCGACATCGAGGTGCCAAACCATGCCGTCGATATGGACTCTTGGGCAAGATCAGCCTGTTATCCCCGAGGTACCTTTTATCCGTTGAGCGACAGCGCTTCCACAAGCCACTGCCGGATCACTAGTCCCGACTTTCGTCCCTGCTCGACCTGTCAGTCTCACAGTCAAGCTCCCTTGTGCACTTACACTCGCCACCTGATTACCAACCAGGCTGAGGGAACCTTTGGGCGCCTCCGTTACTCTTTAGGAGGCAACCGCCCCAGTTAAACTACCCACCAGGCACTGTCCCAGAACCCGATCAGGGTCCATAGTTAGATATCCAATATGACCAGAGTGGTATTTCAACAACGACTCCACCATAACTAGCGTCACAGCTTCACAGTCTCCCACCTATCCTACACAGGCCACACCGAACACCAATACCAAGCTGTAGTAAAGGTCACGGGGTCTTTCCGTCCTTCTGCGCGTAACGAGCATCTTTACTCGTATTGCAATTTCGCCGAGTTCACGGTGGAGACAGCTGGGGAATCGTTACGCCATTCGTGCAGGTCGGAACTTACCCGACAAGGAATTTCGCTACCTTAGGATGGTTATAGTTACCACCGCCGTTTACTGGGGCTTAAATTCAAAGCTTCGAACCCGAAAGTCCTAACCTCTCCTCTTAACCTTCCAGCACCGGGCAGGCGTCAGTCCGTATACATCCACTTGCGTGTTAGCACGGACCTGTGTTTTTAGTAAACAGTCGTTCCCCACTGGTCTCTGCGGCCACCACACCCTTTCAACGTAAAGTCTAATAAGCGGATGGCCCCCCTTCTCCCGAAGTTACGGGGGCATTTTGCCGAGTTCCTTCACCATGATTATCTCGATCTCCTGAGTATTCTCTACCTGACCACCTGAGTCGGTTTGGGGTACGGGCAACAGCAAACCTCACGTCGATGCTTTTCTAGGCAGCATAGGATCACCTGCTTCCCCCAAAGGGTCCGCATCGTATCTCACCCTTCATGTCCCAAACTATTAATAAGGAACAGGCTACATACTTACACCGGGACAACCATCGCCCGGCACAGGCTACCTTCCTGCGTCACACCTCACGCTCACCACCCGAGCTTTGGGTTCGCAGCCACCACCCACACATCACCCGAAGGATCCATGCAAGCTTAGGTTTGCTTAGCACTACTCGTTAGGCCTTTGACGGTTTACCGCCGGTACGGGAATATCAACCCGTTGTCCATCGACTACGCCTGTCGGCCTCGCCTTAGGTCCCGACTTACCCAGGGAAGATTAGCTTGACCCTGGAACCCTTGGTCTTCCGGAGGACGGGTTTCTCACCCGTCTTTCGCTACTCATGCCTGCATTCTCACTCGTGTAGCCTCCACGGCTGGTTCACACCGCCGCTTCAATGGCCACACGACGCTCTCCTACCCATCCAACGGACTGAACCACAAAAGGCTTGTCTATACGTTAAATGCCACAACTTCGGTGGCGTGCTTGAGCCCCGTTACATTGTCGGCGCGGAATCACTTGACCAGTGAGCTATTACGCACTCTTTCAAGGGTGGCTGCTTCTAAGCCAACCTCCTGGTTGTCACAGCAACTCCACATCCTTTTCCACTTAGCACGCGCTTTGGGACCTTAGATGGTGATCTGGGTTGTTTCCCTCTCGACTATGAAGCTTATCCCCCACAGTCTCACTGCTGCGCTCTCACTTACCGGCATTCGGAGTTTAGCTGACGTCAGTAACCTTTTCGGGCCCATCGGCCATCCAGTAGCTCTACCTCCGGCAAGAAACACGCAACGCTGCACCTAAATGCATTTCGGAGAGAACCAGCTATCACGAAGTTTGATTGGCCTTTCACCCCTATCCACAGCTCATCCCCTCAGTTTTCAACCTAAGTGGGTTCGGTCCTCCACGCGCTCTTACACGCGCTTCAACCTGGCCATGGATAGATCACTTCGCTTCGGGTCTAGGACATGCGACTGAATCGCCCTATTCAGACTCGCTTTCGCTACGGCTACCCCACACGGGTTAACCTCGCCACATATCGCTAACTCGCAGGCTCATTCTTCAAAAGGCACGCCGTCACTAGAACAAGCTAGCTCCGACGGATTGTAAGCAAACGGTTTCAGGTACTATTTCACTCCCCTCCCGGGGTACTTTTCACCTTTCCCTCACGGTACTAGTCCGCTATCGGTCATCTGGAAGTATTTAGGCTTATCAGGTGGTCCTGACAGATTCACACGGGATTTCTCGGGCCCCGTGCTACTTGGGATACTCATCACGCGGTAAAACCATTTCGGATACGGGACTCTCACCCACTCCGGTCGACCATTCCAAGTCGTTCTCCTATAGCTTCACTCTCACGTTGACAGGCCGGCAGACCCATCCAACAAGTCCCACAACCCCGACCATGCAACCCCTGCCGGGTATCACACATGACCGGTTTAGCCTCATCCGGGTTCGCTCGCCACTACTACCGGAATCACTTTTGTTTTCTCTTCCTGGGGGTACTGAGATGTTTCACTTCCCCCCGTTCCCTCTACCCGCCCTATATATTCAGGCGGGAGTCACCAGGTACACAAGTGCCCTGGCGGGGTTTCCCCATTCGGAAATCCTCGAATCACAGCCCGTTTATCGGC
It encodes:
- a CDS encoding AI-2E family transporter; protein product: MTKLFERGAFRRKKPDLTSAPEVKAAYLDSHPAVVHADLEQMDAETRALYRDARDAARDAQAEQANSKTREFIVRSPFQLGFTVTLGVLVAILFGGMVDQLSTILMYVAAALFLALGLDPVVRRLERRRVKRPLGIGIVFGSFVLVIGALLGIIIPMIANQISLLVQSAPTLVKDIQTQPWFLDLQQRFGSFIDFEGLLGMGRDLVTKPENWAQLAGGVWNAGIGIANGLTATLIILILSLYFLASLRGIKRAFYSVVPKTGRAKVIDITEQVTKSVGGYVSGMVVLAFINAVLGFIMMTIVGVPFAGLVAVGVFLLALIPLVGSVLATVLVAVIALFNSPTTAIIAAIYYLVYMQIESYLLTPKVMNRVVSVPGSLVVIGALAGGTLLGLLGALISIPVTAAVLMVIKQVWVPRQELR
- the recN gene encoding DNA repair protein RecN, translated to MIEELRIRDLGVIADTTLPLGPGFTAITGETGAGKTMVVSALGLLMGERSDAGAVRNGAKQARVSGIVRTQDSAVTDIVDELGGDVEDDELVLTRTVSAEGRSRVSVGGSSATVGGLVRLSERLFAVHGQSEQLRLKSLAAQRDTLDRFGGTAITATRTEYQSVHTLRRQLAEEVGTLRSALDERAAEAARTRAELEEIEAVDPQPGEETELTERIDRLSNIEQLRAATSAAHEALMSESDDPMSRDASGLVDDAVRDLERAAGFDPRLATIHEMLQNVSFQLADAARELSAYSGDLDQEGPGELAAANDRLAALTALFRLYGVDSEAVIAYAQAAAARLTELDGDDDRIDALSDELAQAESREAVLAAELTELREAAAGRISKLVSAELRQLALPDAEFVASVAPLEALTVSGGDEIQFLLAPHPGSTPRPVAKTASGGELSRVMLALEVVVAGVDPVPTFVFDEVDAGVGGAAAIEIGRRLALLARTSQVIVVTHLAQVAAFANNHLRVQKDSSGGYTESSCVRLEGQARLGEMARLLSGLVDSDSALEHAAELLALRT
- a CDS encoding NAD kinase, which codes for MSQERSSAGGHPLADLREHRRILIVSHTHRDEAIAATVQAVSALTAAGVTPVMDPHDRDEFSPHIDVEQIEGLGLDAPIEQIEVTIVLGGDGTILRAAELLRGSECPIVGVNLGHVGFLAEMESYDLATTIDRVLRRDYTVEQRLTLDVVATLNGEVIADTWALNEASVEKHRRMLEVEIGVDGLPVSSFACDGMVLATPTGSTAYAFSAGGPIIWPTVQAMLMVPIAAHALFDRPLVTGTDSELSVRILPENIGPGVLWCDGRRRTELPAGSIVRARTSSQSVRIARLNSAEFSNRLVQKFHLPVSGWRGARREVTE
- a CDS encoding TlyA family RNA methyltransferase, which encodes MRESTWAGEPTRLDRVLAEAGLARSRTQAAELIDRDEVRVNGASVTKASLRIVADDIVAVTMTERYVSRAAYKLVAGLDEFDIDPAGRIALDLGASTGGFSQVLVERGATAVQAIDVGHGQLAPELLDEPRIRLVEGRNARELDAENLAHDTGIAEPPTLVVADLSFISLRLIFPAIAKCAAADADLVLLVKPQFEVGRVRDGIVTNPVQWGEALRVAITAAAENGFAVRGLAHSPITGGHGNREFLTHFTRDNRGNALDQTEWEARIAALCADPNPATLVDPRTAERNETE
- a CDS encoding HAD-IIA family hydrolase, coding for MRLFGPKPTPLGDAPVAGRELILSDLDGVVYRGPNPIAGAVESLTRAASSARVAYLTNNASRTDQTVAVQLQGFGLPVTAADIVTSPQAAVAMLAETVAPGARVLVIGGDGLVDELGKAGYEVTRSADDAPVAVLQGFSPDIGWTDLAEATYALAEREDGSQLPWIATNTDWTIPTDRGLAPGNGTLVSAVHTAVQRLPVFAGKPETPIYEAAFARFGTRNALMLGDRLDTDTKGARAAGIASLHVLTGVDRPKQLVAASKDMQPDFIVETLDKMHEPYPQTVILKDGTAQVGTAKVRMDGHVAHVVAEGDSAINLLRAGCAAIWCSGLAIYGLKVPEILYKDHWS
- a CDS encoding primosomal protein → MNERPDRRDHADRGPRKSQNPRGEGDQRRDDRGPRREGSSAPRSDDRAPRRDGEFKPRREGGYNQRSDDRGPRRDNDFKPRREGEFKPRRDNDFKPRRDGDSAPRREGGYNQRSDDRAPRRDFGERDRAPRRDGEFKPRREGGFNQRSDDRGPRREGDFKPRREGGFNQRSDDRGPRREGEFKPRRDGDSAPRREGGYNQRSDDRAPRRDFGDRDRAPRRDDRDDRGPRRDGDFKPRREGGYNQRSDDRGPRRDNDFKPRRDGDSAPRREGGFNQRSDDRGSRREGGFNQRSDDRAPRRDFGDRDRAPRRDDRDDRGPRRDGDFKPRREGGFNQRSDDRGPRRDNDFKPRRDGDSAPRREGGYNQRSDDRGPRREGGYNQRSDDRAPRRDFGDRDRAPRRDDRDDRGQQSFGRGGTRGGGRSDRGGAAREFTEAERLQHELRPVRSEHKDPVLPDEIEPKDLHPSARNELKTLQPETQESVARHLAMVAYLIDEEPELAHQHALSASRRAGRIPVARETLAITAYRTGDFALALRELRTYRRLSGLDGHLALMVDCERGLGRPEKAIETAQAADTSKLETEERVLLAIAVSGARLDLGQTQQALFELEIPELNPKKAFLWSPSLFGAYAAVLEDLGREDEAARWFARADQAEGALQAAQGGFDELEVFEVREDEYMNEVLTEGVELDDIELEDVDGADEAVAAEATQDPDQDSAPAAAADSEAPEAAAAEEAPVEEAPAAVVAAEEAPAEEAAAEEAPAAVSVEDEVAEILADAGIDDSTEEAAGEGAAQ